A region from the Cryptosporangium arvum DSM 44712 genome encodes:
- a CDS encoding rhodanese-like domain-containing protein, giving the protein MPDSPRGVEAVLAKARAGLHRVTPAQARAAAERGALLVDTRTETQRAEAGELPGAIVIDRTVLEWRLDPSSGVNIPEAVSYDLEVVVVCRQGYSSGLAAASLREVGLWRATDMIGGFEAWVRAGLPVSTGPADVRR; this is encoded by the coding sequence GTGCCGGATTCCCCGCGCGGTGTCGAGGCCGTGCTCGCCAAGGCCCGCGCCGGGCTCCACCGCGTGACACCGGCGCAGGCGCGTGCGGCCGCCGAGCGGGGCGCGCTGCTCGTCGACACCCGCACCGAGACGCAGCGGGCCGAGGCGGGCGAGCTCCCCGGGGCGATCGTGATCGACCGGACCGTGCTGGAGTGGCGGCTCGACCCGTCCAGCGGGGTGAACATTCCCGAGGCGGTGAGCTACGACCTGGAGGTGGTGGTCGTCTGCCGGCAGGGATACAGCTCCGGGCTGGCCGCGGCCAGCCTGCGTGAGGTGGGCCTGTGGCGGGCGACCGACATGATCGGCGGGTTCGAGGCGTGGGTGCGGGCCGGGCTGCCGGTGTCCACGGGTCCGGCCGACGTCCGGCGGTGA
- a CDS encoding GntR family transcriptional regulator, whose translation MAAAIDGTPTALPEDLFLDVDRSSAIPLYFQIATRIEQAIVDGRLAPGARLENEVTLGQRLNMSRPTIRRAMQELVNKGLLVRRRGIGTQVVHGPVTRKVELTSLYDDLDRGGQHPATNLLAHEIVPADDVVADRLSISAGEPVLHVRRLRLSDGVPLAVMENYLPEDYTDLTADALASRGLYQLLRGRGTQIRVAQQRIGARAATAEESRLLEIKRSGPVLTMDRTAYDTFGKAVEYGHHCYRPDNYAFEITLVNN comes from the coding sequence ATGGCAGCCGCTATCGACGGAACGCCGACGGCGCTCCCGGAGGACCTGTTCCTGGACGTCGACCGCTCCAGCGCGATCCCGCTCTACTTCCAGATCGCGACCCGCATCGAGCAGGCGATCGTCGACGGCCGGCTCGCTCCCGGCGCCCGGCTGGAGAACGAGGTCACGCTCGGGCAGCGGCTGAACATGTCCCGGCCGACGATCCGCCGCGCGATGCAGGAGCTGGTCAACAAGGGTCTGCTGGTGCGCCGCCGCGGCATCGGTACCCAGGTGGTGCACGGGCCGGTCACCCGCAAGGTCGAGCTGACCAGCCTCTACGACGACCTCGACCGGGGCGGTCAGCACCCGGCCACGAACCTGCTCGCGCACGAGATCGTGCCCGCCGACGACGTCGTGGCCGACCGGCTCTCGATCTCCGCGGGCGAGCCGGTGCTGCACGTCCGGCGGCTGCGCCTGTCCGACGGCGTCCCGCTGGCCGTGATGGAGAACTACCTGCCCGAGGACTACACCGACCTCACCGCCGACGCGCTGGCCAGCCGGGGGCTCTACCAGCTGCTGCGAGGCCGCGGGACGCAGATCCGGGTCGCGCAGCAGCGGATCGGCGCCCGCGCGGCCACGGCCGAGGAGAGCCGGCTGCTGGAGATCAAACGCAGCGGACCGGTGCTGACGATGGACCGCACGGCCTACGACACGTTCGGCAAGGCCGTCGAGTACGGGCACCACTGCTACCGCCCGGACAACTACGCGTTCGAGATCACGCTCGTCAACAACTGA
- a CDS encoding Cgl0159 family (beta/alpha)8-fold protein: protein MSRPDLAAPAVDFGRLRRTRFENPDAIAAAFAARARRPLVRGDGRLFIVAADHPARGALGVGPDPMAMGNRYDLLRRLVLALSRPGVDGVLGTPDVLDDLALLGALDGKIAVGSMNRGGLRGAVFEMDDRFTGHDVGSMVSAGLDAAKLLVRIDLADAGTARTLEATAHAVTAAAAARLPLLLEPFRSVRQGDRVVNDLSTDAVITSVAIASGLGGSSAYSWLKLPVVDDMERVLEAATLPTLLLGGEGGGDPEATYASWGRALALPGVHGLVVGRTLLYPPDGDVTRAVDVAAALVHDGVSC from the coding sequence ATGTCCCGGCCTGACCTGGCCGCTCCGGCCGTCGACTTCGGGCGGCTGCGCCGGACCCGGTTCGAGAACCCCGACGCGATCGCCGCCGCCTTCGCGGCCCGCGCGCGCCGTCCGCTGGTGCGTGGTGACGGGCGGCTGTTCATCGTCGCGGCCGACCACCCGGCCCGGGGTGCGCTGGGCGTCGGCCCCGACCCGATGGCGATGGGAAACCGCTACGACCTGTTGCGCCGCCTCGTGCTCGCGCTCTCGCGGCCGGGCGTCGACGGCGTGCTCGGCACCCCCGACGTCCTCGACGACCTCGCGCTGCTCGGCGCGCTGGACGGCAAGATCGCGGTGGGCTCGATGAACCGCGGGGGGCTACGCGGCGCGGTGTTCGAGATGGACGACCGGTTCACCGGCCACGACGTCGGCTCGATGGTGTCGGCCGGGCTCGACGCCGCGAAGCTGCTCGTCCGCATCGATCTCGCGGACGCGGGCACCGCCCGCACGCTGGAAGCGACCGCGCACGCGGTGACGGCCGCGGCCGCCGCCCGGCTGCCGCTCCTGCTCGAGCCGTTCCGCAGCGTCCGGCAGGGCGACCGCGTCGTCAACGACCTGTCCACGGACGCGGTGATCACGTCGGTCGCGATCGCGTCCGGGCTCGGCGGCTCGTCCGCCTACAGCTGGCTCAAACTGCCCGTCGTCGACGACATGGAGCGCGTGCTGGAAGCCGCGACGCTCCCGACGCTGCTGCTCGGCGGCGAGGGCGGTGGCGACCCCGAGGCCACCTACGCCTCCTGGGGCCGTGCGCTGGCCCTCCCCGGCGTCCACGGCCTGGTCGTCGGCCGGACCTTGCTCTATCCCCCCGACGGCGACGTGACCCGGGCGGTCGACGTCGCCGCCGCGCTGGTGCACGACGGGGTCAGTTGTTGA
- the iolC gene encoding 5-dehydro-2-deoxygluconokinase, with the protein MSAPYDLITIGRIGVDLYPLQDGVGLEDVETFGKYLGGSATNVAIAAARHGRKTVVITAVGDDPFGRYAHRELTRLGVDDRWVATVGHLKTPITFCEIFPPDHFPLYFYREPVAPDLMIDAVDEAAVADARVFWATVTGLSREPSRATHHAAWQARGRAPLTVLDLDWRPMFWPSPESARDEVGKALEQVTAAVGNREECEVAVGETDPDRAADALLERGIELAVVKQGPRGVLARTREESVEVPPHPVDVVNGLGAGDGFGGALVHGLLAGWSLERTVRFANVAGAIVAGRRECSTAMPTTAEVEQHVPA; encoded by the coding sequence ATGTCCGCACCGTACGACCTGATCACGATCGGCCGGATCGGCGTCGACCTCTATCCGCTGCAGGACGGTGTCGGCCTCGAGGACGTCGAGACGTTCGGCAAGTACCTCGGCGGCAGCGCGACGAACGTGGCGATCGCGGCCGCGCGCCACGGCCGGAAGACCGTGGTGATCACCGCGGTCGGTGACGACCCGTTCGGGCGGTACGCCCACCGCGAGCTGACCCGCCTCGGCGTCGACGATCGCTGGGTGGCGACGGTCGGCCACCTCAAGACGCCGATCACGTTCTGCGAGATCTTCCCGCCGGACCACTTCCCGCTCTACTTCTACCGCGAGCCGGTGGCGCCCGACCTGATGATCGACGCGGTCGACGAGGCCGCGGTCGCGGACGCGCGGGTCTTCTGGGCCACGGTCACCGGCCTCTCCCGCGAGCCGAGCCGGGCCACCCACCACGCGGCCTGGCAGGCCCGCGGCCGGGCGCCGCTCACCGTGCTCGACCTGGACTGGCGCCCGATGTTCTGGCCGTCCCCGGAGTCGGCCCGCGACGAGGTCGGGAAGGCGCTGGAGCAGGTCACGGCCGCGGTCGGCAACCGCGAGGAGTGCGAGGTCGCGGTCGGCGAGACCGACCCGGACCGCGCCGCCGACGCGCTGCTGGAACGGGGGATCGAGCTCGCGGTCGTCAAGCAGGGTCCACGCGGGGTGCTGGCCAGGACCCGCGAGGAGAGCGTCGAGGTGCCGCCGCACCCCGTCGACGTGGTCAACGGGCTCGGCGCCGGCGACGGGTTCGGTGGCGCGCTCGTCCACGGTCTGCTCGCGGGCTGGTCGCTGGAGCGCACCGTGCGGTTCGCGAACGTCGCCGGCGCGATCGTGGCCGGCCGGCGCGAGTGCTCCACGGCGATGCCCACCACCGCCGAAGTGGAGCAGCATGTCCCGGCCTGA
- a CDS encoding TRAFs-binding domain-containing protein: MIVVFGGRRTSGDRGDFPVAHVDYVEERVRRLLTGLQPAHLIGSAAAGSDLIFLRAALELGIPATVVLAGDQSTFAEKSVADQPGWKSVFDRILASRRITVQETDPARSDDETYRAVNTQIVTTALAMKDSQAGTQILGVLVSAGGTNHTEDLAEELRGNSIDVLRVDPSIDRNDTPLAFVAMPFGNKLDPDRPHENYQSNATWERLLFPALTDAGYRAVRADSNPQPAVIDAQMIRDLLRADLVVADLATLNPNVLWELGVRHTAQRRGTMVIHSRYAPIPFDLKGISIRLYERAMEAITDRQVLDGLREFRQALTAIAEHRSDLAHTDSPVHSTVPTLRVTGLPAADSRNVDLTEMVNVAHDLSDIPGLVRAAEAAKNADIAQHNRAALQLKAAVLIEKARPAAALTILEPLAIDDKHHDNERLQQTYVHALVRAERRPEDLEAAGERLADLNRRHPGSAETLGLIGSVAKVRATQHLGTGRNALRELRRAANAYQQGFLLVPTDYYPGVNAVTLLRVLAGHAVHSETADRDRTATLRLLPVVRFMAERASATDIWAQATLAELALQEHLLGNLPLGRATDLYASAAAEATEQQRTSMARQLQMLLAWGDQAEVINPLLEVIT; the protein is encoded by the coding sequence ATGATCGTCGTGTTCGGCGGGCGCCGGACCAGCGGAGACAGGGGCGACTTCCCGGTCGCTCACGTCGACTACGTCGAGGAGCGCGTCAGGCGCCTGCTCACCGGACTCCAACCGGCCCACCTGATCGGCTCCGCCGCGGCCGGCAGCGACCTGATCTTTCTCCGGGCCGCGCTCGAACTGGGCATTCCGGCAACCGTCGTCCTGGCCGGCGACCAATCGACGTTCGCCGAGAAGAGCGTCGCCGACCAACCGGGATGGAAATCCGTGTTCGATCGGATCCTCGCATCCCGGCGGATCACCGTCCAGGAGACCGACCCGGCACGGTCGGATGACGAGACCTACCGCGCCGTGAACACGCAAATCGTCACAACGGCGTTGGCCATGAAGGATTCCCAGGCGGGCACGCAGATTCTCGGTGTACTGGTGAGCGCCGGAGGCACTAACCACACCGAAGATCTGGCCGAGGAACTCCGCGGAAATTCGATCGACGTACTCCGCGTCGACCCGTCGATTGATCGGAACGACACTCCGCTCGCCTTCGTCGCGATGCCTTTCGGAAACAAACTCGATCCCGACCGGCCGCACGAGAACTACCAGTCGAACGCCACCTGGGAACGTCTGCTGTTCCCAGCACTGACTGATGCCGGCTACCGAGCGGTGCGCGCGGACTCGAACCCGCAGCCCGCGGTCATCGACGCTCAAATGATCCGCGATCTGCTCCGCGCCGATCTGGTCGTCGCCGACCTCGCGACGCTCAACCCGAACGTGCTCTGGGAACTGGGGGTTCGGCACACCGCGCAGCGTCGGGGAACGATGGTGATCCACTCCCGGTACGCGCCGATTCCCTTCGATCTCAAGGGCATCTCGATTCGGCTGTACGAGCGCGCGATGGAGGCGATCACCGACCGACAGGTGTTGGACGGGCTGCGTGAGTTCCGCCAGGCGCTAACCGCGATTGCCGAGCACCGGAGCGACCTGGCACACACCGATAGCCCGGTCCACAGCACGGTTCCGACGTTGCGCGTCACCGGCTTGCCGGCGGCCGACAGCCGGAACGTCGACCTCACCGAGATGGTCAACGTCGCCCACGATCTTTCCGACATACCCGGACTGGTCCGAGCGGCGGAGGCGGCCAAGAACGCGGACATCGCCCAACACAACAGGGCCGCGCTCCAGCTGAAGGCGGCGGTTCTGATCGAGAAAGCGCGACCGGCGGCAGCGCTCACCATCTTGGAACCTCTCGCCATCGACGACAAGCACCACGACAACGAACGCCTGCAGCAGACGTACGTGCACGCCTTAGTGCGAGCCGAGCGGAGACCGGAGGACCTGGAGGCCGCGGGAGAACGACTCGCGGACCTCAACCGACGCCACCCGGGGTCAGCCGAGACGCTCGGGCTCATCGGAAGTGTCGCCAAAGTGCGCGCCACCCAGCACTTGGGGACCGGCCGGAACGCCCTTCGGGAGTTGCGGCGCGCCGCCAACGCCTATCAGCAGGGTTTTCTCCTGGTTCCGACCGACTACTATCCCGGCGTCAACGCGGTGACGCTCCTGCGCGTCCTCGCGGGCCATGCCGTCCACTCCGAGACCGCGGATCGGGACCGCACGGCGACCCTCCGCCTGCTGCCGGTCGTGCGTTTCATGGCTGAGCGCGCGTCGGCGACAGACATCTGGGCCCAGGCGACTCTCGCCGAACTAGCGCTGCAGGAGCACCTCCTCGGCAACCTTCCGCTCGGTAGAGCCACCGACCTGTACGCGTCGGCCGCCGCCGAGGCGACCGAGCAACAACGGACGAGCATGGCACGTCAGTTGCAGATGCTGCTCGCTTGGGGAGACCAGGCCGAGGTGATCAATCCTCTACTCGAGGTGATCACCTGA